The following are encoded together in the Thermosipho japonicus genome:
- a CDS encoding sensor histidine kinase, translating into MNLDLLFSSFMHEIGKATSEMEIYKALLNSVKSVLKYEKALVMKEDEVVYYEPEMLDIHKFEDYIAWIKQRLLPAFFSEEDEFIGIIPIVKQNKLLGVILLLTKNEPNNEILNLLQTFAFLTGVTVENLILLDQIKKSEKFMSDVLNSIKEGIFVLNEEGKIEFLNDFAKEILDLDPHINEFLKSAINDERKILTKEFNSHYYTVVKVKFNFSNETKYVVTFNNVTYEIELEKLKQLDKMKTEFVANISHELRTPLTAIKAYTETLLNMEVDRESQREFLETVYEQSERLESLLNDLLDFTLIESGTMELEYSEFDLCELIKEVVENLKQLAEKYNVKINVNCESVFISADKRRIKQAIHNLVDNSIKFSDKSKEERYVNISVKKKEENLSIIIEDNGIGISQEDKEKIFEKFYRGDRSLTYEVPGTGLGLTIVQEIIKLHGGKINVYSTLGKGTTFELVIPYRK; encoded by the coding sequence TTGAACTTAGATCTTCTTTTTTCATCTTTTATGCATGAAATTGGGAAAGCTACAAGCGAAATGGAAATTTACAAAGCATTATTAAACTCTGTTAAAAGTGTTCTAAAGTATGAAAAAGCTCTTGTAATGAAAGAAGATGAAGTAGTTTATTATGAACCAGAAATGTTAGACATTCATAAATTTGAAGATTATATTGCTTGGATAAAGCAAAGACTTTTACCGGCTTTTTTTTCAGAAGAAGATGAATTTATTGGAATAATTCCAATTGTAAAACAAAATAAACTTTTGGGAGTAATTTTGTTACTAACTAAAAATGAGCCAAATAACGAAATATTAAATTTACTACAAACATTTGCTTTTCTTACAGGTGTCACTGTAGAAAATTTAATATTACTTGACCAAATAAAAAAGTCAGAAAAATTTATGTCAGATGTTTTAAATTCAATTAAAGAAGGTATTTTTGTTTTAAACGAAGAGGGAAAGATAGAATTTTTAAACGATTTTGCAAAGGAAATATTGGATTTGGATCCTCACATTAATGAATTTTTGAAATCAGCAATAAATGATGAAAGAAAAATTTTAACTAAAGAATTTAATAGTCACTATTATACGGTAGTTAAGGTTAAATTTAATTTTTCAAATGAAACAAAATATGTTGTTACTTTCAATAATGTAACTTATGAAATTGAATTAGAAAAACTAAAACAACTAGACAAGATGAAAACAGAATTTGTCGCAAACATCTCCCATGAACTTAGAACTCCTCTAACTGCAATTAAAGCATACACGGAAACATTACTTAATATGGAAGTCGATAGAGAAAGCCAAAGAGAATTCCTTGAAACGGTTTATGAACAGAGTGAAAGATTAGAAAGCCTATTGAATGATTTGTTAGACTTTACTTTAATCGAATCTGGAACAATGGAACTTGAATATAGTGAATTTGATTTGTGTGAATTAATTAAAGAAGTAGTTGAAAACTTGAAACAACTAGCTGAAAAATACAATGTAAAAATTAATGTAAATTGTGAAAGTGTTTTTATATCCGCTGACAAAAGAAGAATTAAACAAGCAATACATAATTTAGTTGATAATAGCATAAAATTTTCGGATAAATCTAAAGAGGAAAGATACGTAAATATATCAGTTAAAAAGAAAGAAGAAAATTTAAGTATAATTATTGAGGATAACGGAATAGGAATTTCACAAGAGGACAAAGAAAAAATATTTGAGAAATTCTATAGAGGGGATAGAAGTCTAACATACGAAGTTCCAGGAACAGGTCTGGGGTTAACTATAGTTCAGGAAATAATTAAACTTCACGGGGGAAAAATAAATGTATATAGCACTTTAGGAAAAGGTACAACGTTTGAATTAGTTATCCCTTATAGGAAGTGA
- a CDS encoding HDOD domain-containing protein, protein MIAELLKDIEELPTPDFHVQQIINIASNPDASVKTLEKAISTEPTLSLKVLKLVNSAYYGLPKKVTKISEAVMILGFKTVRNLALSLFTYSSLNRGTSKIDKKMLWKHFMSTAIISEVVAKNIGYPEQEEAFMAGLLHDVGKIVLDIAFPEYLTTIVNKSRESKINLYKLEKMLDVETHNEIGSYLIEKWQLPELYQIVSKFHDEPEENTSPGFNSIVFIVHLSNYISNLLYPGYSGSFGDPILSKDTFKVLGIKPSDLLKLIVKSKDSLAKAKDLMEGGEDNET, encoded by the coding sequence GTGATAGCGGAACTTTTAAAAGATATTGAAGAATTACCAACACCGGATTTTCATGTGCAACAAATAATTAATATTGCTTCAAATCCAGATGCTTCGGTTAAAACACTGGAAAAAGCTATTTCTACTGAGCCCACTCTTTCCTTAAAAGTGTTAAAACTTGTAAATTCAGCATATTATGGTTTACCAAAAAAGGTTACAAAAATTAGCGAAGCAGTCATGATTTTGGGGTTTAAAACTGTTAGGAATTTGGCTTTATCTTTATTTACTTATTCTTCATTAAATAGGGGAACATCAAAGATAGATAAAAAAATGCTGTGGAAACATTTTATGTCAACAGCAATTATTTCTGAGGTGGTTGCTAAAAATATTGGATATCCAGAACAAGAGGAAGCTTTCATGGCAGGTCTTTTGCATGATGTGGGAAAAATTGTTCTTGATATAGCATTTCCAGAATATTTGACTACGATAGTTAATAAAAGTAGGGAGTCAAAGATAAATTTATACAAACTTGAAAAAATGTTAGATGTTGAAACTCATAACGAAATAGGTAGTTACTTGATTGAAAAATGGCAACTTCCTGAATTATACCAAATTGTTTCAAAGTTTCATGATGAACCAGAAGAAAATACTTCGCCAGGTTTCAATAGTATAGTTTTTATAGTACACCTTTCTAATTATATATCAAATTTATTGTATCCAGGCTATTCCGGATCTTTTGGTGATCCAATTCTTTCAAAAGATACATTTAAAGTACTGGGAATTAAACCGTCAGACTTATTGAAATTAATTGTTAAATCTAAAGATTCTTTAGCAAAAGCTAAGGACCTTATGGAAGGAGGAGAAGATAATGAGACCTGA
- the rbfA gene encoding 30S ribosome-binding factor RbfA, which produces MRPEYRNKKIEAHIRELIAQAIQKMKEPEFESLKDYIVISRVLISKDRRFADVFVSVIGNSAQRKKAVELLEKYKGYFRTFVAKNVRLYTAPELRFKEDKGIEESVRINKLLDEIMSKEDENSSDN; this is translated from the coding sequence ATGAGACCTGAATATAGAAATAAAAAAATAGAAGCACATATTAGGGAATTAATTGCACAGGCAATTCAAAAAATGAAAGAACCTGAATTTGAATCTTTAAAAGATTATATTGTTATTTCACGTGTTTTGATTTCTAAAGATAGAAGATTTGCAGATGTATTCGTCAGTGTTATTGGAAATAGCGCACAGAGAAAAAAAGCTGTGGAATTACTTGAAAAGTATAAAGGATATTTTAGAACTTTTGTAGCAAAAAATGTAAGACTTTATACTGCACCTGAACTGAGGTTTAAAGAGGACAAAGGTATAGAAGAAAGTGTTAGAATTAATAAATTATTAGATGAAATTATGTCTAAAGAAGATGAAAATAGTTCCGATAATTAA
- a CDS encoding flagellar protein FlaG, with protein MDGIKGVGNRRVDDQIIYNDRNVKVSDNVQHRNKEKVDPEFAANIFKENLEKLKVIFNAEAEFKIDQETGMIIVKIKEKDTGEIIRQIPPEVALKLAKNIEELLGMVFDEHA; from the coding sequence ATGGATGGAATTAAAGGGGTGGGAAATAGAAGAGTAGATGATCAGATAATTTATAATGATAGAAATGTAAAAGTAAGTGATAATGTTCAACATAGAAATAAGGAAAAGGTGGACCCAGAATTTGCCGCTAATATTTTTAAAGAAAATTTGGAAAAACTTAAAGTGATTTTTAACGCAGAAGCAGAATTTAAAATTGATCAAGAAACAGGAATGATTATAGTTAAAATAAAAGAAAAAGATACAGGAGAAATCATAAGGCAGATTCCACCTGAAGTTGCATTAAAGTTAGCAAAAAATATAGAAGAGCTTTTAGGCATGGTCTTTGATGAACATGCGTAA
- the fliD gene encoding flagellar filament capping protein FliD, whose translation MDYSSIANNINYKFTSNAPLFQFGGVSSGLDTASIIEKLMEVESQPLNRLNEKFKELDYKEKAYNAVSDKLRELMDYLIDFKLQSNLIPKSASVSNESILTATASSSTLDGTYSIEVKSLATRSIFESSKLGQDITLTTLFSDINHRYVPEDSVVKLTVNNTEVDINISTSDTINDILTKISDAFTTAGSSATVSFDDTNNRLIIQSSDVFELSQTSGNFMYVFNLNDANLIADGSGNYTLESTKDIGSYLTSKTLSELGITGSGSFTINGISISYSQDDTIADLISNINNNLEDITASYDEVNNKIILTAKDMGDVIINVANAPSELGFDTGTFTLGNVAHAVLKTDSGLTYDLYSDTNSFSYNGLEFTALSVGTTNVSVNTDTDSIIEKVKDFVDKWNETTDYLYTKLTESKVKNKDESEMTDEEKIQGYLKNDQYLRKVFDKMRNYLYESYGGKYLWELGIKSGDAGIGFENTMKGHIELDEDKLREFISKNGTDAVWKFFGDENGFASQVKDYLYELTKFNGEIDQIAGVSGRIEREKRTLAKQMANWIEILQKKEQDLWQKFSAMEEAISKLNAQGAYLAQALAKK comes from the coding sequence ATGGATTATAGTTCAATAGCAAATAACATAAATTATAAATTTACGTCAAATGCCCCGCTTTTTCAATTTGGCGGAGTATCTAGTGGTTTGGATACAGCTTCCATAATCGAAAAACTTATGGAAGTTGAATCTCAACCATTAAATAGATTAAACGAAAAGTTTAAAGAATTAGATTACAAGGAAAAAGCTTATAACGCAGTATCTGACAAATTAAGAGAATTAATGGATTATTTGATAGATTTTAAGCTTCAGTCAAATTTAATTCCTAAAAGTGCTTCAGTTTCAAATGAAAGTATTTTAACCGCAACCGCTAGTTCTTCAACATTGGATGGTACTTATTCTATTGAGGTTAAAAGCTTAGCTACAAGGAGCATTTTTGAAAGCTCAAAACTTGGTCAAGATATTACTTTAACCACATTATTTTCAGATATTAATCATAGGTATGTTCCGGAAGATTCTGTCGTAAAATTAACCGTAAATAATACTGAAGTTGATATAAATATAAGCACTTCAGATACGATAAATGATATACTAACGAAAATTTCTGATGCATTTACAACTGCAGGAAGTTCTGCAACTGTAAGTTTTGATGATACAAATAATAGATTGATAATTCAATCTTCAGATGTATTTGAACTTTCGCAAACAAGTGGTAATTTTATGTATGTGTTTAATTTAAACGATGCAAATCTAATAGCAGATGGCAGTGGAAACTATACTCTTGAAAGTACTAAGGACATTGGAAGCTATCTTACTAGTAAAACACTTTCAGAACTTGGAATTACTGGTTCCGGTAGTTTTACAATTAATGGTATCTCAATTAGTTATTCTCAAGATGACACGATTGCTGATTTAATTTCAAATATAAACAACAATTTAGAAGATATAACTGCCAGTTATGATGAAGTGAATAACAAAATAATTTTAACAGCAAAGGATATGGGAGATGTTATTATAAATGTTGCAAATGCTCCCAGCGAGTTAGGCTTTGATACTGGAACATTTACTCTTGGAAATGTTGCACACGCTGTTTTAAAAACAGATTCTGGATTAACATATGATTTATATTCTGATACTAATTCATTTTCATATAATGGGCTAGAATTTACTGCTCTAAGTGTGGGAACAACAAATGTAAGTGTAAATACTGATACAGATTCAATCATTGAAAAAGTAAAAGATTTTGTAGACAAATGGAATGAAACTACAGATTATTTGTACACAAAATTAACTGAATCAAAAGTTAAAAATAAAGATGAATCTGAAATGACTGATGAAGAAAAAATACAAGGTTATTTGAAAAATGATCAATATTTGAGAAAAGTCTTTGATAAAATGAGAAATTATTTATATGAATCCTACGGAGGAAAATATCTTTGGGAACTTGGAATAAAATCAGGTGATGCTGGCATAGGTTTTGAAAATACAATGAAAGGTCATATTGAACTTGATGAAGATAAACTAAGAGAATTCATTTCTAAAAATGGTACAGATGCAGTTTGGAAATTTTTTGGTGATGAAAATGGTTTTGCATCTCAGGTAAAAGATTATTTATATGAACTTACAAAATTTAATGGAGAGATAGATCAGATAGCCGGAGTTAGTGGACGTATTGAACGTGAAAAAAGGACGCTAGCAAAACAAATGGCTAATTGGATTGAAATTTTACAGAAAAAAGAGCAGGATTTATGGCAAAAATTTTCCGCCATGGAAGAAGCTATTTCAAAATTAAATGCACAAGGTGCCTATCTTGCCCAAGCTTTGGCAAAAAAATAA
- the rlmN gene encoding 23S rRNA (adenine(2503)-C(2))-methyltransferase RlmN: MKKNILDFNYEELVSKFKSLGFEKYRVDQVLDWIYKKKVFDFKDMTNLSKEHRKILDENFEIHIPKLIDMQISKIDRTTKFLWELPDGNTIESVALFHEGRVTACISTQVGCPVKCSFCATGQSGYVRNLTAGEIASQILGIELHRKIRVGNVVYMGMGEPLLNYENTIKSIKMLNNKKMLGIGIRRITISTVGIPEKIIELAESGLDVKIALSLHATTNFKRDQIIPLNRQYSIEELIFAVKKYQEITNNRVTIEYILIKEFNDYPEDAEKLAELLKGLSVYVNLIPVNPVNPNYYRPSRWVMERFKEILTKHGIECEIRAEKGTDIDAACGQLRRRNLK, encoded by the coding sequence ATGAAAAAAAACATTCTTGATTTTAATTATGAAGAATTGGTAAGTAAATTTAAAAGTTTAGGTTTTGAAAAATATAGAGTAGATCAGGTATTGGACTGGATTTATAAAAAGAAAGTCTTTGATTTTAAAGATATGACTAATTTATCAAAGGAACATAGAAAAATATTAGATGAAAATTTTGAAATTCATATCCCCAAATTAATCGATATGCAAATTTCAAAAATCGACAGGACAACAAAGTTTTTATGGGAATTACCAGATGGTAATACAATTGAATCAGTCGCACTTTTTCATGAAGGAAGGGTTACTGCTTGTATTTCAACCCAAGTTGGCTGCCCTGTAAAATGTTCTTTTTGTGCTACAGGTCAAAGTGGCTATGTAAGAAATTTAACAGCAGGAGAAATAGCATCACAAATTTTGGGAATTGAACTTCATAGAAAAATTAGAGTTGGTAATGTTGTGTATATGGGTATGGGTGAACCCTTATTAAATTATGAAAATACAATTAAAAGTATAAAAATGCTTAATAATAAAAAAATGTTGGGAATTGGAATAAGAAGAATCACTATTTCAACGGTTGGAATACCCGAAAAAATAATTGAACTTGCAGAGAGTGGTTTGGATGTAAAAATTGCACTTTCTTTACACGCAACTACTAACTTTAAAAGAGATCAAATTATCCCATTAAATAGACAGTACAGTATAGAAGAATTAATTTTTGCTGTGAAAAAATATCAAGAAATTACAAATAATAGAGTTACCATAGAGTATATACTAATAAAAGAATTTAATGACTACCCTGAAGACGCAGAAAAATTGGCTGAGCTTTTAAAAGGTTTAAGTGTTTATGTTAATTTAATCCCTGTTAACCCTGTAAATCCAAATTATTATAGACCAAGTAGATGGGTGATGGAAAGATTCAAAGAAATTCTGACAAAGCATGGAATAGAGTGTGAAATAAGAGCAGAAAAAGGGACAGATATTGATGCAGCTTGCGGACAATTACGAAGGAGGAATCTAAAATAA
- the rsgA gene encoding ribosome small subunit-dependent GTPase A, protein MRRKGVVIKFLSNMAIVQDFETGEEFLCKLRGKFKEQKIRPIVGDIVEYRPLVSKEGVIENILNRKNELPRPKIANIDQVVVVTSLRKPEVPLQILDKYLILVENAKLPAVIVLNKIDLLTKEEINKFKNIYEKIYPVYFVSAKTKEGIEELKEVFKNKISTMAGMSGVGKSSILNAINPGLSLKVNEVSEKLDRGRHTTTVIELMHFDFGGWIADTPGFANLDISYIEHEDLKKLFPEFNDFYCLFPDCNHVDEPGCGVKKAVEEGKISKTRYESYLQIYKQLLEG, encoded by the coding sequence ATGAGAAGAAAAGGCGTTGTTATAAAGTTTTTGTCAAACATGGCAATTGTTCAAGATTTTGAAACCGGCGAAGAATTTTTGTGTAAATTAAGAGGAAAGTTTAAGGAGCAAAAAATTAGACCAATTGTTGGAGATATTGTTGAATATCGACCTCTTGTTTCAAAAGAAGGAGTTATTGAGAATATATTAAATAGGAAAAATGAGCTTCCAAGACCAAAAATTGCCAACATTGATCAAGTTGTTGTAGTAACATCCTTAAGAAAACCTGAAGTACCTTTACAAATTTTAGATAAATATTTAATTTTAGTAGAAAATGCTAAACTTCCGGCCGTAATTGTCTTAAATAAGATTGACTTATTAACCAAAGAAGAAATAAACAAATTTAAAAATATTTATGAAAAGATATATCCAGTTTATTTTGTTAGCGCAAAAACAAAAGAAGGAATTGAAGAATTAAAAGAAGTATTTAAAAATAAAATTTCTACAATGGCAGGAATGTCAGGCGTTGGAAAAAGTAGTATTCTGAATGCGATTAATCCAGGCCTTTCACTAAAAGTTAATGAGGTTTCGGAAAAATTAGATAGAGGTCGTCATACAACGACAGTTATTGAACTTATGCATTTTGACTTCGGTGGGTGGATAGCTGATACTCCAGGGTTTGCAAATTTAGATATAAGTTATATAGAACACGAAGATCTAAAAAAATTATTTCCAGAATTCAATGACTTTTATTGTCTTTTCCCTGATTGCAACCATGTTGATGAACCAGGATGCGGAGTTAAAAAAGCAGTTGAAGAAGGAAAAATTTCTAAGACTCGATATGAATCATATTTGCAAATATATAAGCAATTATTGGAGGGGTAA
- a CDS encoding YgiQ family radical SAM protein has translation MFLPTTRDEMNALGWKELDIILVTGDAYIDHPSIGISLIGHYLLSKGYKVGIIGLPDYNSGDITRLGKPRLFFGITSGNVDSMVANYTASMKKRRFDDYIPEKFNIRRPDRALIVYSNLVRRYFKGVPIVIGGIEASLRRFAHYDWWSNKVRKSILLDSKADILVYGMGEKAILEIARYIEKYGNINKCKDIDGVVWWSSKKPEKCIEIPSFEEVKENPEKYNEAFRKMTLLTDSNRKIRIVQRQDNRYVIQNPPQTPLTQNEFDNLYLLPFEREVHPYYNKFGKVKAIETVRFSITAVRGCYGMCAFCALTQHQTTHVISRSIDSILEEVKILKRMKKFRGTINDVGGPTANMYGSDCSIRENKGQCSKFCLFPNICNNAKVNHEKLLNLLYSIKKVQGVKNVFISSGIRHDLVLEDKKYGDIFIKELPKFTPGQLKLAPEHSDKNVLQIMRKPDISLFLQFKEKYEKVAKKRYVIAYFIVGHPGEGMKENNNLKKFIKEKLGYRPQQIQIFTPTPGTLSTTIYYTGIDPFTNRKIFVERSLKKRNLMKKNILDI, from the coding sequence TTGTTTTTACCTACTACTAGAGATGAAATGAACGCACTAGGTTGGAAAGAATTAGATATTATATTAGTAACTGGTGATGCTTATATTGATCATCCATCAATAGGTATTTCACTAATAGGACATTATCTTTTGTCTAAGGGATATAAAGTAGGGATTATAGGACTACCTGATTATAATTCTGGCGATATAACGAGGTTAGGAAAACCTCGTTTATTTTTTGGAATTACTAGCGGAAATGTAGACTCTATGGTAGCAAACTATACTGCTTCAATGAAAAAAAGAAGATTTGATGATTATATACCTGAAAAATTTAATATCAGAAGGCCCGATAGAGCTTTGATTGTTTATTCTAATTTGGTTAGGCGATATTTTAAAGGAGTTCCAATAGTAATAGGTGGAATAGAAGCTAGTTTAAGAAGATTTGCTCACTATGATTGGTGGTCAAATAAAGTTAGAAAATCAATCTTATTAGATTCAAAAGCTGATATTTTAGTTTATGGAATGGGAGAAAAGGCTATTTTAGAAATTGCTAGATATATAGAAAAATATGGCAATATAAACAAGTGCAAAGATATTGATGGAGTAGTATGGTGGTCTTCTAAAAAACCAGAAAAGTGTATTGAAATTCCTTCATTTGAAGAAGTTAAAGAAAATCCAGAAAAATATAATGAAGCTTTTAGAAAAATGACACTTTTAACAGATTCAAATAGGAAAATAAGGATAGTACAAAGGCAAGATAATAGGTATGTTATTCAAAATCCTCCCCAAACACCTCTAACTCAAAATGAATTTGATAATTTATATCTTTTGCCATTTGAAAGAGAAGTGCATCCATATTACAATAAGTTTGGAAAGGTTAAAGCAATAGAAACAGTAAGATTTTCTATTACTGCCGTAAGAGGCTGTTATGGAATGTGTGCTTTCTGCGCCCTGACTCAGCATCAAACAACTCATGTAATATCAAGAAGTATTGATTCAATTCTTGAAGAAGTAAAAATTTTAAAAAGAATGAAAAAATTTCGTGGAACAATAAATGATGTTGGTGGTCCCACTGCGAACATGTACGGCTCTGATTGCTCTATAAGAGAAAATAAAGGACAATGCTCAAAGTTTTGTTTGTTTCCTAATATATGTAATAACGCAAAGGTAAATCATGAAAAGTTATTGAATCTTCTATACTCAATAAAAAAGGTTCAAGGTGTTAAAAATGTTTTTATTTCCTCAGGAATAAGGCATGATTTAGTATTAGAAGACAAAAAATACGGTGATATTTTCATTAAGGAACTTCCAAAATTTACGCCAGGTCAATTAAAACTTGCTCCAGAACATTCTGATAAAAATGTTCTACAAATAATGAGGAAACCTGATATATCTTTGTTTTTGCAATTTAAAGAAAAATACGAGAAAGTTGCAAAAAAAAGATATGTTATAGCTTACTTTATTGTTGGACATCCAGGAGAAGGAATGAAAGAAAATAACAACTTAAAAAAATTTATTAAGGAAAAACTTGGATATAGACCACAACAGATTCAAATTTTTACTCCTACGCCTGGAACATTGAGTACAACAATCTATTACACTGGAATTGATCCTTTTACCAACAGAAAAATTTTTGTAGAAAGAAGTTTAAAAAAGAGAAATCTTATGAAGAAAAACATACTGGATATATGA
- a CDS encoding hemolysin family protein: protein MEDPLSYLLNLFLLIFLLYLSSLFSASETALTSVSKLKLRESLKKGDKSEEESELHLFNKLLTVILIMNNLVNILASSIATLVVVNAFKNVFPESLSALFSTLILTFFILIFGEITPKIYARQNNEKIFNKMIGILIFLSKIFSPIIKLLVSISNFVIRIIGGTYVEEAPFITTEDIIMYVEVGREEGTIKHEESFMLKRTLEMEESIVREIMIPRVDIVAIEESETLDKVMEIIKEEEYSRIPVYKETIDNVVGICYAKDVLAFISDRGSEICEKVKVKELMREPLFVPETMKVSELLKIFKEQKMHMAIVVDEYGGTAGLVTMEDILEEIFGEIMDEYDQNENLGIKKLENGSYIVDATVPINDIERELKIEFPETDYETLAGYILEHLQRIPKVGEEIIIDKFKFKIIAASKNRIEKVLVKVVKDNE, encoded by the coding sequence ATGGAAGATCCTTTAAGTTATTTGTTAAATTTATTTTTGTTAATTTTTCTACTTTATCTTTCTTCTCTGTTTTCAGCTTCTGAAACTGCTTTAACTTCTGTTAGTAAGTTAAAACTTAGGGAATCTTTGAAAAAAGGAGATAAGAGTGAAGAGGAAAGCGAGCTTCACCTTTTTAACAAACTTTTAACTGTAATACTCATAATGAACAATTTAGTCAACATTTTAGCTTCATCAATTGCAACATTAGTAGTTGTTAACGCATTTAAAAATGTATTCCCAGAAAGTCTCTCGGCACTTTTTAGTACGTTAATTTTGACATTTTTCATATTAATTTTTGGTGAAATTACACCAAAAATATATGCAAGGCAAAATAATGAAAAAATATTTAATAAAATGATTGGTATTTTGATATTTTTGTCCAAGATATTTTCACCAATAATAAAACTTCTTGTATCAATATCCAATTTTGTAATCAGAATAATTGGTGGTACCTATGTCGAAGAAGCACCATTTATCACAACAGAAGATATTATAATGTATGTTGAGGTTGGAAGAGAAGAAGGAACTATTAAACATGAGGAAAGTTTTATGCTTAAAAGAACTTTAGAAATGGAAGAATCCATTGTAAGAGAAATTATGATTCCAAGGGTTGATATAGTAGCAATTGAAGAATCAGAAACTTTGGATAAAGTAATGGAAATAATCAAAGAGGAAGAATATTCAAGAATTCCAGTCTATAAAGAAACAATAGATAATGTAGTTGGTATTTGTTATGCTAAAGATGTTTTAGCATTTATAAGCGATAGAGGATCTGAAATATGCGAAAAAGTTAAGGTGAAAGAATTGATGCGCGAGCCACTCTTTGTCCCAGAAACTATGAAAGTTTCTGAACTTTTAAAAATTTTTAAGGAGCAAAAGATGCACATGGCAATCGTTGTAGACGAATACGGAGGAACTGCTGGACTTGTAACTATGGAAGATATTCTAGAAGAAATTTTTGGAGAAATTATGGATGAATATGATCAAAATGAAAATCTTGGGATAAAAAAACTTGAAAATGGCTCTTACATAGTAGATGCTACTGTACCTATTAATGATATAGAAAGAGAACTAAAAATAGAGTTTCCTGAGACCGACTATGAAACATTAGCTGGTTATATTCTAGAACATCTTCAAAGAATCCCAAAAGTTGGTGAAGAAATTATAATCGATAAATTCAAATTTAAAATAATTGCAGCATCAAAAAATAGAATTGAGAAAGTATTGGTTAAGGTGGTGAAAGATAATGAATGA
- a CDS encoding cytidine deaminase codes for MNDKLIELAKKSQENAYAPYSNFKVGAAILTKSGKIFTGANVENASYGLSCCAERTAIFKAVSEGETQFSKIVVVGDTEEPISPCGACRQVMAEFGDFEVILVGKNGNIKKTTVSELLPYNFDKEHLNK; via the coding sequence ATGAATGATAAGCTAATTGAACTTGCAAAAAAATCACAAGAAAATGCATATGCTCCTTATTCAAATTTCAAAGTAGGTGCAGCAATTTTAACAAAGAGTGGAAAAATTTTTACAGGCGCAAATGTTGAAAATGCATCATATGGATTGAGCTGCTGTGCTGAAAGAACTGCTATTTTCAAAGCAGTAAGCGAAGGAGAAACTCAATTTTCAAAAATTGTAGTTGTTGGTGATACTGAAGAGCCAATATCTCCTTGTGGCGCTTGTAGACAAGTTATGGCAGAATTTGGAGATTTTGAAGTAATTTTAGTAGGGAAAAATGGAAATATTAAGAAAACCACAGTATCAGAATTATTACCGTACAATTTTGACAAGGAGCATCTAAATAAATGA